The following are from one region of the Capsicum annuum cultivar UCD-10X-F1 chromosome 1, UCD10Xv1.1, whole genome shotgun sequence genome:
- the LOC107849096 gene encoding probable xyloglucan glycosyltransferase 5 has translation MAPRLNFSDWWGKETHRGTPVIVKMENPNFSIVEIDGPDAAFKPIEKSRGKNAKQVTWVLLLKANQAVGCVAWLATILWTLIGTIKNRLIFRQGVSLASEKLGKSNLLFRIIKGCLGVSLVMLAFEVIAYFKGWHYFQNPNLYIPHTSDVLGLFHIIYVAWLDFRADYIAPSVQKLSTFCTVLFLIQSLDRLVLCLGCFYIKCKKIKPRIEGDPFKSDDLEGSDDSYPMVLVQIPMCNEREVYELSITAVCQLDWPKDRLLIQILDDSDNECIQELIKSEVAKWNQKGVNIIYRHRLVRTGYKAGNLKSAMSCDYVKDYEFVAIFDADFQPTADFLKQTVPHFKDNPEIGLVQTRWAFVNKDENLLTRLQNINLCFHFEVEQQVNGVFLNFFGFNGTAGIWRIKALEESGGWLERTTVEDMDIAVRAHLNGWKFIYLNDVRVFCEVPESFEAYRKQQHRWHSGPMQLFRVCLPAIVTSKISIWKKANLILLFFLLRKLILPFYSFTLFCVVLPLTMFIPEAELPFWVVCYIPILMTLLNILPAPKSIPFIAPYLLFENTMSVTKFNAMVSGLFQLGSSYEWVVTKKAGRSSESDLLAAAEKDLKAFGAPQISRGASESELSELNRLNKQKDETSTPVKKSNKIYRKELALAFLLLTASARSLLSAHGLHFYFLLFQGVTFLLVGLDLIGEQIS, from the exons ATGGCTCCAAGATTGAATTTTTCTGACTGGTGGGGGAAGGAAACACATAGGGGAACACCAGTAATAGTGAAAATGGAGAACCCCAATTTCTCCATTGTTGAAATTGATGGTCCTGATGCTGCATTTAAGCCAATAGAAAAGAGTAGAGGCAAGAATGCTAAACAAGTGACATGGGTTTTATTGCTTAAGGCTAATCAAGCTGTTGGTTGTGTTGCTTGGCTTGCAACAATTTTATGGACTTTAATTGGTACTATCAAGAATAGATTGATTTTTAGACAAGGGGTTTCTCTTGCAAGTGAAAAACTTGGAAAGAGTAATCTACTTTTCAGAATAATTAAAGGTTGTTTGGGTGTTTCTTTGGTTATGTTGGCTTTTGAAGTGATTGCGTACTTCAAAGGCTGGCATTATTTCCAAAATCCAAATTTGTATATACCACATACCTCTGATGTTTTGGGGTTGTTCcatataatatatgttgcttGGTTGGATTTTCGTGCTGATTATATCGCGCCTTCTGTTCAAAAACTTTCCACATTCTGTACTGTTTTATTCCTTATTCAGTCTTTAGATCGTTTGGTACTTTGTTTGGGTTGTTTTTACATAAAGTGCAAGAAGATTAAGCCAAGGATTGAAGGGGATCCATTTAAATCAGATGATCTCGAGGGATCAGACGACAGTTACCCTATGGTTCTAGTGCAGATTCCTATGTGTAATGAAAGAGAG GTATATGAGCTGTCTATAACAGCAGTTTGCCAACTTGATTGGCCAAAAGAccgtttgttgattcaaattctTGATGACTCCGACAATGAGTGCATCCAAGAGTTAATAAAGTCAGAGGTCGCTAAATGGAACCAAAAGGGTGTCAACATTATTTACAGGCACCGTCTGGTTAGAACTGGTTACAAAGCAGGGAACTTGAAGTCCGCAATGAGTTGTGACTATGTGAAGGACTATGAATTTGTTGCAATCTTTGATGCAGACTTCCAACCAACTGCAGATTTTCTTAAGCAGACAGTTCCACATTTCAAG GATAACCCGGAGATAGGATTAGTTCAAACAAGATGGGCATTTGTTAACAAAGATGAGAACTTGTTGACTCGTCTCCAAAACATTAATCTGTGTTTCCATTTCGAGGTAGAACAGCAGGTGAATGGGGTATTCTTGAACTTCTTCGGTTTCAATGGAACTGCTGGTATTTGGAGAATCAAAGCTTTGGAAGAGTCTGGAGGTTGGCTTGAGAGGACCACTGTGGAGGATATGGATATTGCTGTTCGTGCGCACCTCAATGGCTGGAAGTTCATATATCTTAATGATGTGAGG GTCTTCTGTGAGGTTCCTGAATCTTTTGAAGCTTATAGGAAGCAACAACATCGGTGGCATTCTGGTCCCATGCAACTTTTCCGAGTTTGTCTTCCTGCTATTGTTACTTCCAAG ATATCAATATGGAAGAAAGCCAACTTaatacttcttttctttttgttgagaAAGCTCATCCTTCCCTTCTATTCATTCACATTGTTTTGCGTAGTTCTTCCTCTAACCATGTTCATCCCAGAAGCCGAGCTCCCTTTCTGGGTTGTTTGCTACATACCTATTCTTATGACACTTCTAAACATTCTTCCAGCACCAAAATCCATTCCTTTCATCGCCCCCTACCTCCTTTTTGAAAACACTATGTCAGTGACAAAGTTCAATGCTATGGTATCTGGACTTTTCCAATTGGGAAGCTCGTACGAGTGGGTTGTTACCAAAAAAGCTGGAAGGTCTTCTGAATCTGACCTACTGGCCGCTGCTGAAAAAGATTTAAAAGCATTTGGGGCACCACAAATTAGCAGAGGGGCTTCGGAAAGTGAACTTTCTGAGCTGAACCGACTGAACAAACAGAAAGATGAAACTTCTACACCTGTCAAGAAGAGCAACAAAATATACAGAAAAGAGTTAGCTCTTGCTTTCTTACTCTTAACGGCGTCAGCGAGAAGCCTTTTATCTGCTCATGGACTCCACTTTTACTTCCTTCTTTTCCAAGGAGTGACATTCCTCCTAGTAGGTCTCGATCTTATTGGCGAGCAAATTAGTTAA